Proteins encoded together in one Salmo trutta chromosome 3, fSalTru1.1, whole genome shotgun sequence window:
- the zgc:101583 gene encoding magnesium transporter NIPA2 isoform X2 has translation MDIGTNRTDFYIGLSLAMSSSIFIGGSFILKKKGLLRLSSKGFMRAVGAGEAANFAAYAFAPATLVTPLGAMSVLVSAVLSSYFLNERLNVHGKMGCLLCILGSTVMVIHAPQEEEVASLTAMAEKLQDPGFIVFAVSVVASSLILIFLVAPRYGQKNVLVYILICSVIGSLSVSCVKGLGIGIKELFAGTAVLKEPLFWCLLVCLVICVSIQISYLNKALDIYNTSIVTPIYYVFFTTSVMACSAILFKEWLSMSTDGAVGTVSGFLTIILGIFLLHAFKDLTFSWDSLPLYLRKGPHGSPWGQQAYVALPSQESQAEGPGEGKLAREGNSKGSYSPEGSMRRNNSFVTT, from the exons ATGGATATCGGAACAAACCGCACTGACTTCTACATTGGCCTCTCTCTTGCCATGAGCTCGAGCATCTTCATTGGAGGAAGCTTCATCCTTAAGAAGAAGGGTCTTTTGCGATTGTCCAGCAAGGGGTTTATGCGAGCAG TGGGAGCTGGGGAAGCAGCTAACTTTGCCGCTTACGCTTTTGCCCCTGCCACATTGGTAACACCACTGGGAGCAATGAGCGTTCTTGTGAG TGCTGTGCTGTCCTCATACTTCCTGAATGAGCGGTTGAATGTTCACGGGAAGATGGGCTGCTTGCTGTGCATCCTGGGTTCCACTGTCATGGTCATCCACGCCcctcaggaggaggaggtggcctCCCTTACTGCCATGGCTGAGAAGCTCCAAGACCCAG GATTCATAGTGTTTGCCGTGTCTGTCGTGGCGAGCAGCCTGATCCTCATCTTCCTGGTCGCCCCGCGCTACGGCCAGAAAAACGTGCTGGTttacatcctgatctgctccgtgATTGGCTCCCTGTCGGTGTCCTGCGTCAAGGGCCTGGGCATCGGCATTAAGGAGCTGTTCGCTGGCACTGCTGTCCTAAAGGAACCCCTGTTCTGGTGTCTACTCGTCTGCCTGGTGATCTGCGTCAGCATCCAGATCAGCTATCTCAATAAAGCCTTGGACATTTACAACACGTCCATCGTCACGCCCATCTATTACGTGTTCTTCACCACCTCCGTAATGGCATGTTCAGCTATTCTCTTCAAGGAGTGGCTGAGCATGAGCACGGACGGAGCTGTGGGGACAGTCAGTGGGTTCCTCACAATTATCTTGGGTATCTTCCTCCTTCATGCGTTTAAAGATCTCACATTCAGTTGGGACTCGCTGCCACTGTACCTGAGGAAGGGACCTCATGGATCCCCTTGGGGCCAGCAGGCCTACGTGGCCCTGCCCAGCCAGGAGAGCCAGGCAGAGGGGCCAGGGGAGGGGAAGCTGGCCAGAGAGGGGAACTCAAAGGGCAGCTACTCGCCAGAGGGCTCAATGAGGAGGAACAATAGCTTTGTCACCACTTAG
- the timm8a gene encoding mitochondrial import inner membrane translocase subunit Tim8 A, giving the protein MNMENQGATADPQLQQFIEIESQKQRFQQLVHQMTEVCWEKCMDKPGPKLDSRTEICFVNCVERFIDTSQFILNRLEQTQRSKGSFSESMSE; this is encoded by the exons ATGAACATGGAAAACCAAGGAGCCACAGCAGACCCTCAGCTTCAGCAATTCATCGAAATCGAGTCCCAAAAACAAAGGTTTCAGCAGTTGGTCCATCAGATGACTGAAGTGTGTTGG GAGAAATGCATGGACAAACCTGGGCCCAAGCTGGACTCCCGGACAGAGATCTGCTTTGTGAACTGTGTAGAGCGCTTCATTGACACAAGCCAATTCATCCTGAACAGACTCGAACAAACACAGAGGAGTAAGGGCTCCTTCTCAGAATCCATGTCTGAATAG
- the zgc:101583 gene encoding magnesium transporter NIPA2 isoform X1, producing the protein MDIGTNRTDFYIGLSLAMSSSIFIGGSFILKKKGLLRLSSKGFMRAGQGGYAYLKEWLWWAGLISMGAGEAANFAAYAFAPATLVTPLGAMSVLVSAVLSSYFLNERLNVHGKMGCLLCILGSTVMVIHAPQEEEVASLTAMAEKLQDPGFIVFAVSVVASSLILIFLVAPRYGQKNVLVYILICSVIGSLSVSCVKGLGIGIKELFAGTAVLKEPLFWCLLVCLVICVSIQISYLNKALDIYNTSIVTPIYYVFFTTSVMACSAILFKEWLSMSTDGAVGTVSGFLTIILGIFLLHAFKDLTFSWDSLPLYLRKGPHGSPWGQQAYVALPSQESQAEGPGEGKLAREGNSKGSYSPEGSMRRNNSFVTT; encoded by the exons ATGGATATCGGAACAAACCGCACTGACTTCTACATTGGCCTCTCTCTTGCCATGAGCTCGAGCATCTTCATTGGAGGAAGCTTCATCCTTAAGAAGAAGGGTCTTTTGCGATTGTCCAGCAAGGGGTTTATGCGAGCAG gtcAGGGGGGATATGCTTACCTCAAGGAATGGCTATGGTGGGCAGGACTAATATCAA TGGGAGCTGGGGAAGCAGCTAACTTTGCCGCTTACGCTTTTGCCCCTGCCACATTGGTAACACCACTGGGAGCAATGAGCGTTCTTGTGAG TGCTGTGCTGTCCTCATACTTCCTGAATGAGCGGTTGAATGTTCACGGGAAGATGGGCTGCTTGCTGTGCATCCTGGGTTCCACTGTCATGGTCATCCACGCCcctcaggaggaggaggtggcctCCCTTACTGCCATGGCTGAGAAGCTCCAAGACCCAG GATTCATAGTGTTTGCCGTGTCTGTCGTGGCGAGCAGCCTGATCCTCATCTTCCTGGTCGCCCCGCGCTACGGCCAGAAAAACGTGCTGGTttacatcctgatctgctccgtgATTGGCTCCCTGTCGGTGTCCTGCGTCAAGGGCCTGGGCATCGGCATTAAGGAGCTGTTCGCTGGCACTGCTGTCCTAAAGGAACCCCTGTTCTGGTGTCTACTCGTCTGCCTGGTGATCTGCGTCAGCATCCAGATCAGCTATCTCAATAAAGCCTTGGACATTTACAACACGTCCATCGTCACGCCCATCTATTACGTGTTCTTCACCACCTCCGTAATGGCATGTTCAGCTATTCTCTTCAAGGAGTGGCTGAGCATGAGCACGGACGGAGCTGTGGGGACAGTCAGTGGGTTCCTCACAATTATCTTGGGTATCTTCCTCCTTCATGCGTTTAAAGATCTCACATTCAGTTGGGACTCGCTGCCACTGTACCTGAGGAAGGGACCTCATGGATCCCCTTGGGGCCAGCAGGCCTACGTGGCCCTGCCCAGCCAGGAGAGCCAGGCAGAGGGGCCAGGGGAGGGGAAGCTGGCCAGAGAGGGGAACTCAAAGGGCAGCTACTCGCCAGAGGGCTCAATGAGGAGGAACAATAGCTTTGTCACCACTTAG
- the mars2 gene encoding methionine--tRNA ligase, mitochondrial, with product MMKTYLSIIRNCKVAHATRCALYPSPSFTSKWNCKRLMVRRLGTYIPTEDRNYYITTPIFYVNAAPHIGHLYSAVTADYLHRYKLLQGFNSRFATGTDEHGLKIQQAANAAGQDPLSFCTKVSERFKYLFKSCHISYTDYIRTTEERHRCAVEHFWTVLQSKGFIYKGNYEGWYSTQDESFLTPSQVGDAKDSSGKEIMISLESGHKVEWMKEENYMFRLSEFRSRLQEWLEGNPRAVQPERFHHAVLQWLQEDLPDLSVSRQRSRLQWGIPVPGDLDQTIYVWLDALVNYLTVAGYPDSHSQWWRAAHHVVGKDILKFHAIYWPAFLLAADLPLPQTIHVHSHWTVGGKKMSKSLGNVVDPLERSQRFTIDGLRYFLLRQGVPDTDCDYDDDKVVKLLNAELTDSLGGLLNRCTAPSLNPAQVYPHFCSDSFPSQGTEAHNGRAVDEDYHMLDAVRALPAVVEQHYESVHVYKALEAINRCVRQTNGFVQRHTPWKLGSGDGRDQLWLDTILHVSLECLRMYGTLLQPIVPEIADKLLSRLGVKPEEKSWAALDFLVKYQGKDCPFEGRALGPDTGVLFNRLERPNAEKGKPKKAKKATKVKS from the exons ATGATGAAGACGTACCTCTCCATTATCAGAAACTGTAAGGTTGCACATGCTACAAGATGTGCACTTTATCCATCCCCATCATTCACCTCAAAATGGAATTGCAAAAGGCTCATGGTGAGACGCCTGGGCACGTATATCCCGACAGAAGACCGGAACTATTATATCACCACCCCTATCTTCTATGTGAATGCTGCCCCTCATATTGGACACTTGTACTCGGCTGTTACTGCTGACTACCTGCACAGATACAAGCTTCTACAGGGGTTCAACTCCAGGTTTGCCACAG GTACAGATGAGCACGGACTCAAAATCCAACAGGCTGCCAATGCTGCCGGACAGGATCCTCTAAGTTTCTGCACTAAAGTATCTGAGAGATTCAAATACCTCTTCAAGAGCTGTCACATCTCATACACTGACTACATCCGTACCACTGAGGAGAGACACCGCTGTGCAGTGGAGCACTTCTGGACCGTGCTTCAGAGTAAAGGCTTCATCTATAAGGGGAATTATGAAGGCTGGTACTCCACGCAGGACGAGAGCTTCCTCACGCCATCGCAGGTGGGAGATGCCAAGGATTCATCAGGGAAGGAGATCATGATCTCTCTGGAGAGCGGCCACAAG GTGGAGTGGATGAAGGAGGAGAACTACATGTTCCGTCTGTCTGAGTTCCGGTCCCGGCTGCAGGAGTGGCTGGAGGGGAACCCCAGGGCAGTGCAGCCAGAACGGTTCCACCACGCCGTTCTCCAGTGGCTCCAGGAGGACCTCCCagacctctctgtctcccgcCAGAGAAGCCGCCTCCAGTGGGGCATTCCAGTTCCTGGTGACCTCGACCAGACAATCTACGTGTGGTTAGACGCCCTGGTCAACTACCTCACAGTGGCTGGTTACCCGGACTCACACTCTCAATGGTGGAGGGCTGCCCATCATGTCGTGGGAAAGGACATTCTCAAATTCCATGCCATCTATTGGCCGGCATTCCTACTGGCTGCTGACTTGCCCCTCCCACAGACCATACATGTGCACTCTCATTGGACAGTGGGAGGGAAGAAAATGTCTAAAAGCTTGGGGAATGTGGTGGATCCCTTGGAGAGGTCTCAAAGGTTCACCATAGACGGTTTGAGGTACTTCCTCCTGCGCCAGGGGGTCCCAGACACAGACTGCGACTATGACGATGATAAAGTGGTCAAACTGCTCAATGCCGAGCTGACAGACTCGCTGGGTGGCCTTCTAAACCGCTGCACTGCCCCCTCTCTCAACCCAGCTCAGGTCTACCCCCACTTCTGCTCTGACTCCTTCCCCAGTCAAGGGACTGAAGCACATAACGGGAGGGCTGTGGATGAAGATTATCACATGCTGGATGCTGTACGTGCACTACCAGCCGTGGTGGAGCAGCACTACGAGAGTGTGCACGTGTACAAAGCTCTGGAGGCCATTAACCGGTGCGTGAGGCAGACCAATGGCTTTGTCCAGCGGCACACACCATGGAAGTTGGGCAGTGGGGATGGGAGAGACCAACTGTGGCTGGACACCATCCTCCATGTGTCCCTAGAGTGTCTGAGGATGTATGGGACACTCCTACAGCCCATAGTGCCAGAGATAGCAGACAAACTTCTGTCCAGGCTGGGTGTGAAGCCAGAGGAGAAGAGCTGGGCTGCCCtggacttcctggttaaatatCAGGGAAAGGACTGCCCCTTTGAGGGCAGAGCACTGGGTCCTGACACTGGAGTCCTGTTTAATCGTCTGGAGAGGCCAAATGCAGAGAAGGGAAAACCCAAGAAGGCTAAGAAAGCCACTAAAGTGAAATCATAA